A single Oncorhynchus kisutch isolate 150728-3 linkage group LG19, Okis_V2, whole genome shotgun sequence DNA region contains:
- the ccdc85b gene encoding coiled-coil domain-containing protein 85B, with amino-acid sequence MGSDSEIYNRELSKMSDEDLLACSKEELVRRLRKEESEKISALIQRGRLIKEVNKQLQGHLLEIRELKTINQRLQEENTELRDLCCFLDDDRLKVNKLAREWQLFGHHAAKVMREDLGGYLKKLSDLERMQDGLVKENLDLKELCLVLEEECVSRSDSSPGGSTELNLPCMVSRDLGDGSSSTGSVGSPDQLHLVCSPDD; translated from the coding sequence atggggagtGACAGTGAGATTTACAACAGAGAGTTGTCAAAGATGTCTGACGAGGATTTACTCGCCTGCTCTAAAGAAGAACTGGTGAGGCGACTGCGTAAAGAGGAGTCTGAAAAGATCTCTGCTCTTATCCAGCGTGGACGGCTGATAAAAGAAGTCAACAAACAATTACAAGGCCACCTGCTTGAGATCAGGGAGTTAAAAACCATCAACCAGCGTCTCCAGGAAGAAAACACAGAACTGCGCGACTTGTGCTGTTTTCTTGACGATGACCGACTAAAGGTGAATAAACTGGCCCGGGAATGGCAGCTGTTCGGTCACCACGCAGCCAAAGTGATGCGTGAGGATCTGGGCGGCTACTTGAAAAAACTGTCCGACCTAGAGCGCATGCAAGACGGATTAGTGAAGGAGAATCTGGACCTGAAAGAGCTCTGTCTGGTCCTGGAGGAGGAGTGTGTCAGCAGGAGTGACTCCAGTCCGGGTGGATCCACTGAGCTCAACCTGCCGTGCATGGTGTCCCGAGACCTCGGGGATGGAAGTTCAAGCACTGGGAGCGTTGGTAGTCCGGACCAGCTCCACCTGGTTTGCTCACCGGATGACTGA
- the LOC109864749 gene encoding fos-related antigen 1, with amino-acid sequence MYRNFGDMGRGGSSTYPNSDSGSPHTGSSAVSQDTSTSTTQQHQKFTVAGGSQFIPSLNDITSNQDLQWLVQPSLIGPAGPSRPPRPPYPPVAGMRSFNPSPSQPHLYRPGVIRAAASSGSTTRRRNDEHLSPEELARRRIRRERNKQAAAKCRNRRRELTDTLQSETDELEVKKSHLQKEIAQLQKEKEKLELVIEAHRPICKIQDSDLDSDPSSGLPSLGIKIEPEDLPRSSVKSQSKIKKPKPQIIIPARPVTSFTVPIESESLHTPILISTPSLTPFMASLVFSYPSGSLDSSSTSSSQALPPLPSSSQQDVAQQSRNPQPCSIAHRRSSSSGDQSDHSLNSPTIFTL; translated from the exons ATGTACCGGAACTTTGGGGACATGGGCCGCGGAGGCAGCTCTACGTACCCCAACAGCGACTCTGGGTCCCCACACACCGGATCGAGCGCTGTATCCCAGGACACCAGCACCTCAACCACTCAACAACATCAG AAGTTCACTGTGGCAGGAGGCAGTCAGTTTATTCCCAGTCTCAACGACATCACTTCCAACCAAGACCTCCAGTGGTTGGTCCAGCCCTCCCTCATCGGTCCAGCTGGCCCCTCGCGGCCTCCACGTCCTCCTTACCCACCTGTAGCAGGAATGAGGTCCTTCAACCCCTCACCTTCCCAACCACACCTTTACAGACCAGGGGTCATAAGGGCCGCGGCAAGTTCTGGAAGCACGACCAGACGCAGGAACGATGAACAT TTGTCCCCAGAGGAGTTGGCAAGACGCAGAATAAGGAGGGAGCGAAACAAACAGGCAGCTGCCAAGTGTCGTAACCGCCGACGTGAGCTGACAGACACGCTGCAAAGT GAGACAGACGAGTTGGAAGTTAAAAAGTCCCATCTGCAGAAGGAGATTGCTCAACTacagaaggagaaagaaaagCTAGAGTTGGTCATAGAGGCCCACCGTCCCATTTGCAAGATCCAGGACTCTGACTTGGATTCTGACCCAAGCTCAGGGCTTCCCTCATTAGGAATTAAAATCGAGCCTGAGGACCTACCACGGTCCTCAGTAAAGAGCCAATCAAAGATTAAGAAGCCCAAACCCCAAATTATTATCCCTGCTCGTCCTGTGACATCCTTTACCGTCCCCATAGAATCTGAGTCCCTTCACACCCCAATTCTTATTTCTACTCCATCTCTTACTCCTTTCATGGCTAGTCTGGTCTTCAGTTATCCCTCTGGCTCTCTAGACTCCAGTTCCACTAGTTCATCCCAGGCTCTACCGCCTCTGCCATCTTCCTCTCAACAGGATGTGGCCCAGCAGTCTCGAAACCCCCAGCCCTGTAGTATTGCCCATCgccgtagcagcagcagtggggaCCAATCAGATCACTCCCTAAACTCCCCTACCATCTTCACACTGTGA
- the LOC109864918 gene encoding acidic fibroblast growth factor intracellular-binding protein B-like: MSVELDVFVVNTTIMDEEVYQLWLDGYTVNDAVKVRMEGGVLEGCEASAEVLHSDTMDQYRTFQMCERLLHSPVKLANQLLFQIPPHRQVMLIERYYAFDSVFVREVLGKKLSKGTKKDLDDVSAKTGVTLKSCRRQFDNFKRVFKVVEELKGPLVENIRQHFLLSDKLARDYAAIVFFANNRFETGKKKLHYLTFQDFAFCAGQLISNWTVGALDNMVEDMDVDLEKEFLQDLKELKILITDRDLLDQHKSLVCTALRGKTKAFNEMEANFKNLSRGLVNIAAKLTNTKEVRDFFIDLVEKFIEPCRSDKWTAGDMRLYLTHYTNSAHVLDTFKHQVVWDRYMGVIKSCILKMYHD, from the exons ATGTCAGTTGAACTTGATGTGTTTGTTGTTAACACCACCATTATGGATGAGGAAGTGTATCAGCTATGGCTGGATGGCTACACAG TGAATGATGCAGTGAAGGTTCGTATGGAGGGAGGGGTATTGGAGGGGTGTGAGGCCAGTGCTGAGGTTCTGCACAGTGACACCATGGACCAGTACAGAACCTTCCAGATGTGTGAGCGCCTCCTACACAGCCCTGTCAAGCTGGCCAATCAGTTGTTGTTCCAGATCCCACCTCATCGCCAGGTCATGCTCATAGAGAG GTACTATGCGTTCGATAGCGTGTTTGTGCGAGAGGTCCTTGGGAAGAAGCTCTCAAAGGGGACCAAGAAGGACCTCGATGACGTCAGTGCAAAGACTGGTGTCACACTGAAGAGCTGCAGGCGGCAG TTTGATAACTTCAAGCGTGTATTCAAAGTTGTGGAGGAACTGAAGGGACCCCTGGTGGAGAACATTCGTCAGCACTTCCTTCTCTCTGACAAGCTGGCCAG GGATTACGCTGCCATCGTTTTCTTTGCCAATAATCGCTTTGAGACTGGGAAGAAGAAGCTGCACTATCTTACATTCCAGGACTTTGCCTTCTGTGCAGGGCAGCTCATCAGCAACTGGACAGTGGGAGCATTGG ATAACATGGTGGAAGACATGGACGTGGATCTTGAGAAGGAGTTCTTACAAGATCTAAAAGAACTGAAGATTTTAATCACTGACAGGGATCTGCTGGACCAGCACAAGAG TTTGGTGTGCACGGCTCTCCGGGGGAAGACCAAAGCATTTAATGAGATGGAAGCCAACTTCAAG AATCTCTCCAGAGGCCTTGTCAACATTGCTGCCAAACTAACCAACACAAAAGAAGTCAGAGACTTCTTCATTGATCTGGTGGAAAAG tTCATTGAGCCGTGTCGGTCAGACAAATGGACAGCAGGAGACATGAGACTCTACCTCACTCACTACACTAACTCTGCACACGTACTCGACACATTCAA acaccAGGTAGTGTGGGACAGGTACATGGGAGTGATAAAAAGCTGCATCCTCAAAATGTACCATGACTGA